Proteins encoded by one window of Halomonas sp. Bachu 37:
- the dctP gene encoding TRAP transporter substrate-binding protein DctP → MKKTTKFTISSLAAGVALAAISSTAQAQESWTMTSTWPDNLDLIQIDRHWAELVNKLAGDELTIDFRAGGTLMPGTEVFDATETGAIEAAGDWPGYWAGLSPAFSPLATTTSLFNGVDYLNWINQWGGFDLYQEVYGDYNMVYLPYGITNNESGFMGGTPIESIADLEGKRLRLSGRDQGRVLEELGGSQVTLAGGEVYQAIERGVIDAGEFSTPGVDYKAGFGEVADYWSTPGWHQSASVFGVMINKDAWDALSEETQEKLKIAAEATMAWSLAWSERESTEATVKFKEEGMTINQLPEEDLARIQEITNEVILRGACEDPMHAKVYHSMISYLEHYANWRDVTVPFNMSRTTDNLPSLEELEACMNQ, encoded by the coding sequence AGTCTTGCCGCCGGGGTCGCTCTCGCCGCCATCTCTTCTACCGCTCAGGCCCAGGAAAGCTGGACCATGACCTCGACCTGGCCCGACAACCTGGACCTGATTCAGATCGACCGCCACTGGGCCGAGTTGGTCAACAAGCTGGCCGGTGACGAGCTCACCATCGACTTTCGCGCCGGCGGCACCCTGATGCCCGGCACCGAGGTATTCGATGCCACCGAAACCGGTGCCATCGAGGCCGCTGGCGATTGGCCCGGCTACTGGGCCGGCCTGAGCCCGGCCTTCTCGCCGCTGGCTACCACCACCAGCTTGTTCAACGGCGTGGATTATCTGAACTGGATCAATCAGTGGGGTGGCTTCGACCTCTATCAGGAGGTATACGGCGACTACAACATGGTCTACCTGCCCTACGGCATCACCAACAACGAATCCGGTTTCATGGGCGGCACTCCCATCGAGAGCATCGCCGATCTGGAAGGCAAGCGCCTGCGTCTGTCGGGCCGCGACCAGGGCCGCGTGCTGGAAGAACTGGGCGGCTCCCAGGTCACCCTGGCCGGTGGGGAAGTCTACCAGGCCATCGAGCGTGGCGTGATCGATGCCGGCGAGTTCTCCACACCGGGCGTCGATTACAAAGCCGGCTTCGGTGAAGTTGCCGACTACTGGTCCACCCCAGGCTGGCACCAATCCGCCAGCGTATTCGGCGTAATGATCAACAAGGACGCCTGGGACGCTCTCTCCGAGGAGACCCAGGAGAAGCTGAAGATCGCGGCCGAAGCCACCATGGCCTGGTCGCTGGCCTGGTCGGAGCGCGAATCTACCGAGGCCACCGTCAAGTTCAAGGAAGAGGGCATGACGATCAATCAGCTGCCCGAGGAAGATCTGGCGCGCATTCAGGAGATCACCAATGAAGTAATCCTGCGTGGTGCCTGCGAGGACCCGATGCACGCCAAGGTTTACCACTCCATGATCAGCTATCTCGAGCACTACGCCAACTGGCGCGACGTGACCGTGCCCTTCAACATGAGCCGTACCACGGACAACCTGCCGTCCCTGGAAGAGCTTGAGGCCTGCATGAACCAGTAA
- a CDS encoding TRAP transporter large permease subunit, whose protein sequence is MSAEILTLFMFAGLLIGLFMGHPLAFVLGGVAVLGAWFGPGAKTLGILINNIYGNSIDNYVLVAIPLFVLMARFLNDSGVTEKMFDTMRLLLANLRGGLALTVVIVSVLLAATTGIVGASIAVMGMIALVPMLKYGYNKELSAGVIMASGCLGILIPPSIMLILMASYSPVSVGALFAGALVPGVMLGMMYALYVLVICFFKPSYGPAVPAAERAETSTGQLLIMLGKYVVPPMSLILGVLGSLFLGIATATEASAIGVFIAFLLFLIFGDRKLSTCYRTLIEASKTTTMVMLVVVGATAFTGVFSIGGGMDVIHNVVMAMPGGTVGALILMLFLVFILGMFLDWTGIVLLSFPIMLPIVDTMGVDVLWFVVMVAVVLQTSFLTPPFGYALFYLKGVAPPGVEIVDLYKAVIPFVALILLACLLMAFFPWIITGLPAILLG, encoded by the coding sequence ATGAGCGCCGAGATACTCACCCTGTTCATGTTCGCCGGGCTGTTGATCGGCTTGTTCATGGGCCATCCGCTGGCCTTCGTGCTCGGCGGTGTCGCGGTACTCGGCGCCTGGTTCGGCCCCGGTGCCAAGACACTAGGCATCCTGATCAACAACATCTATGGCAACTCCATCGATAACTATGTTCTGGTGGCCATTCCCCTGTTCGTGCTGATGGCGCGTTTCCTCAACGACTCCGGCGTCACCGAGAAGATGTTCGATACCATGCGCCTGCTGCTGGCCAACCTGCGTGGTGGATTGGCATTGACGGTGGTCATCGTGTCGGTATTGTTGGCCGCCACCACGGGCATCGTCGGCGCCTCCATCGCGGTGATGGGCATGATCGCCCTGGTGCCGATGTTGAAGTACGGCTACAACAAGGAACTCAGCGCCGGGGTCATCATGGCCAGCGGCTGCCTGGGCATCCTGATCCCGCCGAGCATCATGCTGATCCTGATGGCCAGCTACTCGCCAGTCTCGGTGGGTGCACTATTCGCCGGCGCCCTGGTGCCAGGGGTGATGCTGGGCATGATGTATGCCCTCTACGTGCTGGTGATCTGCTTCTTCAAACCGAGCTACGGGCCAGCCGTACCCGCTGCGGAGCGCGCCGAGACCTCCACCGGCCAGCTGCTGATCATGCTCGGCAAGTACGTGGTACCACCGATGTCGCTGATACTGGGGGTCCTGGGCTCGCTCTTCCTGGGCATCGCCACCGCCACGGAGGCCTCGGCCATCGGCGTGTTCATCGCTTTCCTGCTGTTTCTGATCTTCGGCGACCGCAAGCTGTCGACCTGCTACCGCACACTGATCGAGGCCAGCAAGACCACCACCATGGTGATGCTGGTGGTGGTGGGAGCCACCGCCTTTACCGGGGTGTTCTCCATCGGCGGCGGCATGGATGTCATCCATAACGTGGTAATGGCGATGCCGGGCGGTACCGTCGGTGCGCTGATCCTGATGCTGTTTCTGGTATTCATCCTGGGGATGTTCCTCGATTGGACGGGAATTGTGCTGCTCAGCTTTCCGATCATGCTGCCGATCGTCGATACCATGGGCGTGGATGTTCTGTGGTTCGTGGTGATGGTGGCGGTGGTACTGCAAACCTCGTTTTTGACTCCGCCCTTCGGCTATGCCCTGTTCTACTTGAAAGGGGTGGCACCTCCCGGCGTGGAAATCGTCGATCTCTACAAGGCGGTGATTCCCTTCGTGGCCTTGATCCTGCTGGCATGTCTGCTGATGGCATTCTTTCCTTGGATCATTACCGGATTACCGGCCATCCTGCTGGGCTAA
- the polA gene encoding DNA polymerase I: MAAPIVLVDGSSYLYRAFHALPPLVTSTGQPTGAIKGVLNMLKRLIKDYPQSPMAVVFDAPGKTFRDDLYEQYKAQRPPMPDDLRSQVAPLHACVKALGLPLLCVEGVEADDVIGTLAHRATQAGRDAVISTGDKDMAQLVNNHITLVNTMKDELLDIAGVEAKFGLPPELIIDYLALMGDKVDNIPGVPGVGGKTALGLLQGMQGGLDAIYADLEKVTTLSFRGAKTLPKKLEEHREQAYLSYKLATIKVDCELPVGLDDLDIAHPDREALQELYRQLEFKAWLAELLEGRDEGVDDVAGGTPASDSPGEAGDTPQAPVAASNGIPRRDQVILTQAELDAWLARLKAADRFCFDLETTSLNYMEAQIVGIGLALEPGEAAYIPVAHDYLDAPQQLDRQAVLDALAPLWQDPAKTKVGQNLKYDISVLANYAISVEGPLEDTMLASYVLNSTATRHDMDSLALQYLGESTIRFEDIAGKGAKQLTFNQIALEQAVPYACEDVDITLRLHQHLTPLITAQGRLREVLETLELPLVKVLSRIERQGVALDSERLHQHSVQLAERIHDLEQQAFALAGREFNLGSPKQLGEILFDEQKIPVIKKTPKGAASTAEAVLEELALDYPLPKVIMQHRGLAKLKSTYTDKLPRLVNKATGRVHTSYHQAITATGRLSSSDPNLQNIPIRTEEGRKIRQAFVARPGYRIVAADYSQIELRIMAHLSEDKGLLEAFAEGRDIHTATAAEVFGVGLDRVSHDQRRSAKAINFGLIYGMSAWGLSRQLHVERGQAQTYIDRYFDRYPGVARYMDRIRSQAADEGFVETLFGRRLYVPEIRSQNRNRRQAAERTAINAPMQGTAADIIKLAMIDVDAWLREGQMDAVMVMQVHDELVFEVREDQVAPFIEEVKNRMQHAAALSVPLLVEAESGENWDEAH, encoded by the coding sequence ATGGCTGCCCCAATCGTCCTCGTTGATGGTTCCTCCTATCTGTATCGCGCCTTTCATGCCTTGCCGCCGCTGGTGACGTCCACGGGCCAGCCGACCGGGGCGATCAAGGGGGTGCTGAACATGCTCAAGCGCTTGATCAAGGACTACCCGCAAAGCCCGATGGCGGTGGTCTTCGACGCGCCGGGCAAGACCTTCCGCGATGACCTGTATGAACAGTACAAGGCACAGCGCCCGCCGATGCCCGATGACCTGCGCTCCCAGGTGGCGCCGCTGCACGCGTGCGTCAAGGCGCTCGGCTTGCCGTTGCTGTGCGTCGAGGGAGTGGAGGCGGACGATGTGATCGGCACCCTGGCCCATCGTGCCACCCAGGCGGGCAGGGATGCGGTGATTTCGACCGGCGACAAGGATATGGCTCAGCTTGTCAACAATCACATCACGCTGGTCAATACCATGAAGGACGAGCTGCTCGATATCGCCGGGGTGGAAGCGAAGTTCGGCCTGCCGCCGGAGTTGATCATCGATTACCTGGCCTTGATGGGCGACAAGGTGGATAACATCCCCGGGGTGCCCGGCGTGGGTGGGAAAACCGCACTTGGATTGCTGCAGGGGATGCAAGGCGGGCTGGATGCCATCTACGCGGATCTGGAAAAGGTCACCACGCTGAGCTTTCGCGGCGCCAAGACCCTGCCCAAGAAGCTCGAGGAGCACCGCGAGCAAGCCTACCTGTCCTACAAGCTTGCCACCATCAAGGTCGATTGCGAGTTACCGGTGGGCCTGGATGACCTGGACATCGCCCATCCCGACCGCGAGGCGCTGCAGGAACTCTATCGGCAGCTCGAGTTCAAGGCGTGGCTGGCCGAGCTTCTCGAAGGGCGCGACGAAGGCGTGGATGATGTCGCTGGCGGCACCCCGGCGTCCGACTCGCCTGGCGAAGCAGGTGACACCCCCCAGGCCCCGGTCGCGGCAAGCAACGGCATTCCACGTCGGGACCAGGTGATCCTGACCCAAGCGGAACTTGATGCGTGGCTGGCGCGCCTGAAGGCCGCCGACCGCTTCTGCTTCGATCTGGAAACCACCAGCCTCAACTACATGGAAGCCCAGATCGTGGGAATCGGTCTGGCACTGGAGCCCGGGGAGGCGGCCTACATTCCCGTGGCCCACGATTATCTCGATGCGCCACAGCAGCTGGATCGCCAGGCGGTACTGGATGCGCTGGCACCGCTGTGGCAGGACCCCGCCAAGACCAAGGTGGGCCAGAATCTCAAGTACGATATCTCCGTACTGGCCAATTACGCCATCAGCGTGGAAGGCCCCTTGGAAGACACCATGCTGGCTTCGTACGTGCTCAACTCCACGGCGACACGCCACGATATGGATTCCCTGGCGCTGCAGTACCTGGGCGAGTCCACCATCCGCTTCGAGGATATCGCCGGCAAGGGGGCCAAGCAGCTCACTTTCAACCAGATCGCCCTGGAACAGGCCGTTCCTTATGCCTGCGAGGATGTGGATATCACCTTGCGTCTTCACCAGCATCTGACGCCGCTGATAACAGCGCAAGGACGCTTGCGCGAGGTGCTGGAAACCCTGGAGCTGCCGCTGGTGAAGGTGCTGTCGCGCATCGAACGCCAAGGAGTGGCGCTCGATAGCGAGCGCTTGCATCAGCACAGCGTACAGCTCGCCGAGCGTATTCATGACCTGGAACAGCAGGCCTTCGCCCTGGCCGGGCGCGAATTCAACCTGGGTTCGCCCAAGCAGCTCGGCGAGATACTGTTCGACGAGCAGAAGATTCCGGTCATCAAGAAAACCCCCAAGGGAGCGGCTTCTACCGCCGAGGCCGTTCTCGAGGAGCTGGCGCTGGACTACCCGCTGCCCAAGGTGATCATGCAGCATCGTGGCCTGGCCAAGCTGAAATCGACCTATACCGACAAGCTGCCGCGCCTGGTCAACAAGGCGACGGGGCGGGTTCACACCAGTTACCATCAGGCGATTACCGCCACTGGACGGCTCTCTTCCTCGGACCCCAATCTGCAGAATATTCCCATCCGCACCGAAGAGGGGCGCAAGATCCGCCAGGCTTTCGTGGCGCGCCCGGGTTATCGCATCGTGGCGGCGGACTACTCGCAGATCGAGCTGCGCATCATGGCTCATCTCTCGGAGGACAAGGGGCTGCTGGAGGCGTTCGCCGAAGGCCGCGACATTCATACCGCCACCGCCGCGGAGGTCTTCGGTGTCGGCCTGGACAGGGTGAGCCACGACCAGCGCCGCAGCGCCAAGGCGATCAACTTCGGCTTGATCTACGGCATGAGCGCCTGGGGCCTTTCACGGCAATTGCACGTGGAGCGAGGCCAGGCGCAGACCTATATCGACCGCTATTTCGACCGCTATCCCGGGGTGGCGCGCTACATGGACCGTATCCGCTCCCAGGCGGCCGACGAAGGCTTTGTCGAGACCCTGTTCGGTCGGCGGCTATATGTGCCGGAGATTCGCTCGCAGAATCGTAACCGTCGCCAGGCCGCCGAGCGTACCGCCATCAATGCCCCCATGCAGGGTACGGCGGCGGATATCATCAAGCTGGCCATGATCGACGTGGACGCCTGGCTGCGTGAAGGGCAGATGGACGCGGTGATGGTGATGCAGGTTCACGACGAGCTGGTGTTCGAGGTGCGCGAAGACCAGGTGGCGCCCTTTATCGAGGAAGTGAAGAACCGCATGCAACATGCCGCTGCCTTGAGCGTACCGCTGCTGGTGGAAGCCGAAAGTGGCGAGAACTGGGACGAGGCGCACTGA
- a CDS encoding homoserine kinase: protein MAVFTPLSDAQVAAFLEDFDVGTLVALQGVAGGTENSTFFVTTDRRELVLTLFEQGEHEELPFFVELLDYLDEHRLPVPGTIHDRNGVALHSLAGKPALLFPRLPGRHPEAPNLTQCRILGDTLGRLHAVSQHFPGHRPNPRDLHWLKALHHKVLAYLSPDDQSMMKNEVDEYEIAFSDQPELPQGALHGDLFRDNTLFEGDRLGGIIDFYNGCTGDLLFDVAIVINDWATGDDGRLDMERHDAILEAYLTRRPLTDAERTLWPIMLRMTALRYWLSRLLVVYVDPPAHDLTPHDPERFRTILRARLDHGTLPIPRPDSKVSS, encoded by the coding sequence ATGGCTGTATTCACCCCGCTTAGCGACGCGCAGGTCGCCGCATTCCTGGAAGATTTCGATGTCGGTACGCTGGTAGCGCTGCAGGGCGTGGCCGGGGGAACGGAAAACTCCACCTTCTTCGTCACCACCGATCGCCGCGAGCTGGTGTTGACCCTGTTCGAGCAGGGCGAGCATGAAGAGCTGCCGTTCTTCGTCGAGCTGCTCGACTATCTCGACGAGCATCGCCTGCCGGTGCCGGGTACGATCCATGACCGCAACGGCGTCGCGCTGCACAGCCTTGCCGGCAAGCCGGCGCTTTTGTTTCCCCGACTGCCGGGGCGCCATCCCGAGGCTCCCAACCTGACCCAGTGCCGGATACTGGGCGATACCCTGGGGCGGCTGCATGCAGTCTCGCAGCACTTCCCCGGCCACCGCCCCAACCCCCGTGACCTGCACTGGCTCAAGGCGCTGCACCACAAGGTGCTGGCCTACCTGAGCCCGGACGACCAGTCGATGATGAAGAACGAGGTCGACGAGTACGAAATAGCCTTTTCCGACCAGCCCGAGCTGCCCCAGGGCGCCTTGCACGGCGACCTGTTCCGCGACAATACGCTGTTCGAAGGCGACCGGCTCGGCGGCATCATCGATTTCTACAATGGCTGCACCGGGGATCTGCTGTTCGATGTAGCCATCGTGATCAACGACTGGGCCACCGGCGACGACGGCCGCCTCGACATGGAGCGTCACGACGCCATCCTCGAGGCCTACCTGACCCGTCGTCCGCTGACCGATGCCGAGCGCACCCTGTGGCCGATAATGCTGCGCATGACCGCCCTGCGCTATTGGCTATCGCGCTTGCTGGTGGTCTACGTCGACCCACCGGCGCATGACCTGACTCCCCACGACCCGGAACGTTTCCGCACCATTCTCAGGGCGCGCCTGGATCACGGCACGCTGCCCATCCCCCGGCCCGATTCCAAGGTCTCCTCATGA
- a CDS encoding Fe(3+) ABC transporter substrate-binding protein gives MFPHSRLVLPLAALIAGASVAANASANEVNIYSARHYDSDEALYNAFTEETGIEVNVLEGDSDQLIERILREGEASPADVMMTVDAGRLWRAEQEGIFQDIDSDVLAERLPEAMRHPDGQWFGFSQRVRAIFYNREAVDPSEIGSYEDLADPELEGRVCIRSSNNIYNQSLLASMIEHHGEEGAEEWAQGVVDNMARQPEGGDTDQIRGVASGECDIAVANHYYYVRLLQSDNDADREAAEKVGIIFPNQEDRGTHINVGGAGVVKGAPNQDNAVRFLEFLSSDTAQELFASGNNEFPVVEGVKKAEVLESWGDFKMDDLNISVLGENNPEAVRIFDRVGWR, from the coding sequence ATGTTCCCGCACTCACGACTCGTCCTGCCGCTGGCCGCCCTCATCGCAGGCGCCTCTGTTGCCGCCAACGCCTCCGCCAACGAGGTGAATATCTATTCGGCGCGCCACTACGATTCTGACGAAGCACTGTACAACGCCTTTACCGAAGAGACGGGCATTGAAGTCAATGTCCTGGAAGGGGATTCCGACCAACTCATCGAGCGTATCCTGCGCGAAGGCGAAGCAAGCCCGGCGGATGTGATGATGACTGTGGACGCGGGCCGCCTGTGGCGCGCCGAACAGGAAGGCATTTTCCAGGATATCGATTCCGACGTGCTGGCCGAGCGACTGCCGGAAGCCATGCGCCACCCGGATGGCCAGTGGTTCGGATTCAGCCAGCGCGTTCGGGCGATCTTCTACAATCGCGAGGCGGTCGACCCCAGCGAAATCGGTAGTTATGAAGATCTCGCCGACCCCGAACTGGAAGGCCGGGTCTGCATCCGCTCCTCCAACAATATCTACAACCAGTCCCTGCTGGCCTCGATGATCGAGCATCACGGCGAGGAAGGGGCAGAAGAGTGGGCTCAAGGCGTCGTCGATAACATGGCGCGCCAGCCGGAAGGCGGCGATACCGACCAGATCCGCGGCGTGGCCAGCGGCGAGTGTGACATTGCCGTCGCCAATCACTACTACTACGTGCGTCTGCTGCAGTCCGACAACGACGCGGATCGCGAAGCGGCCGAGAAAGTGGGCATCATCTTCCCCAACCAGGAAGATCGCGGCACCCATATCAATGTCGGCGGTGCTGGCGTGGTGAAAGGTGCCCCCAACCAGGATAACGCCGTGCGCTTTCTCGAGTTCCTCTCCTCCGATACCGCCCAGGAGCTCTTCGCGTCCGGCAACAACGAATTCCCGGTCGTGGAGGGCGTAAAGAAAGCCGAGGTTCTCGAATCCTGGGGTGACTTCAAGATGGATGATCTGAACATCAGCGTACTGGGCGAAAACAACCCCGAAGCGGTACGCATCTTCGATCGTGTCGGCTGGCGCTAA
- a CDS encoding ABC transporter permease has product MSLRFNIWSALTIVVAAVVALPVVAVLAHIFMPTEGIWQHLATTVLGRYLSNTLFLVVTVGLGTFIIGTGTAWLVVMCRFPGRRLFEWLLLLPLAVPTYVIAYAYTDFLQYAGPLQSWLRELFEWGRNDYYFPNIRSLGGAAALITLVLYPYVYMLARAAFLEQSVCVLDVGRTLGRGPWRLFTSVALPLARPAIVGGVSLVLMETLNEFGAVQYFGVDTFTTGIYRTWFGMGEQIAAAQLAACLLAFVIVFVLLERWSRGKRRYFHTSSRYQQLPEYRLEGWRGLAACLACLLPVLVGFLIPSGLLGYLAIVKGDALLGTRFLGFATNSLFLASIAALMAVGLALVLSYGVRLHPGPVTRSATRVAAMGYAIPGSVVAVGILIPFAWLDDQINSFLRQHYGFIAGLIFSGSAFILLYAYVVRFLAVSFNTLEASLGKVTPSMDAASRTLGQSPGGTLRHVHTPIMRGSLLAAGILVFVDVMKELPATIILRPFNFDTLAVRAHNLAADERLAEASTASLAIVAVGIIPVILLSLAMRRSRPGSFRVEGKDEHL; this is encoded by the coding sequence CTGTCGCTGCGCTTCAACATCTGGAGTGCCTTGACCATCGTCGTTGCAGCGGTCGTGGCGCTGCCGGTCGTGGCGGTTCTCGCCCATATCTTCATGCCCACCGAAGGCATCTGGCAGCACCTAGCCACCACAGTGCTGGGGCGCTACCTGAGCAACACGCTTTTTCTGGTCGTGACCGTGGGGCTGGGAACCTTCATTATCGGTACCGGGACGGCCTGGCTGGTGGTCATGTGCCGCTTCCCCGGACGGCGGCTGTTCGAATGGCTACTGCTGCTGCCATTGGCGGTGCCCACCTACGTCATCGCCTACGCCTACACCGATTTTTTGCAGTATGCCGGGCCGTTGCAGAGCTGGTTGCGCGAGCTGTTCGAGTGGGGCCGCAACGACTATTACTTTCCCAATATTCGCTCTTTGGGCGGCGCGGCGGCACTGATCACGCTGGTGCTTTATCCCTACGTCTACATGCTGGCGCGGGCCGCTTTTCTGGAGCAATCGGTATGTGTACTCGATGTAGGGCGCACTCTGGGACGCGGCCCCTGGCGGCTGTTCACCAGTGTGGCGCTGCCGCTGGCGAGGCCTGCCATCGTCGGCGGAGTATCGCTTGTGTTGATGGAAACACTCAACGAATTCGGGGCGGTGCAGTATTTCGGTGTGGACACTTTCACCACGGGCATCTATCGCACCTGGTTCGGCATGGGCGAGCAGATTGCCGCCGCTCAACTGGCGGCCTGCCTGCTGGCGTTCGTGATCGTATTCGTGCTGCTGGAGCGCTGGTCGCGCGGCAAGCGTCGCTACTTCCACACGTCGAGCCGCTACCAGCAACTGCCCGAGTATCGCCTGGAAGGATGGCGCGGCCTGGCGGCCTGCCTGGCCTGCCTGCTGCCGGTACTCGTCGGTTTTCTCATTCCCAGCGGCTTGCTGGGCTACCTGGCGATCGTCAAAGGGGATGCACTGCTGGGAACGCGGTTTCTGGGTTTCGCTACCAACAGCCTGTTCCTGGCGTCGATTGCCGCGCTGATGGCGGTAGGTCTGGCGCTTGTCTTGAGCTATGGCGTACGTCTGCACCCCGGGCCGGTCACACGCAGCGCCACCCGCGTAGCGGCGATGGGCTACGCCATACCCGGTTCGGTGGTCGCGGTCGGCATCCTGATTCCCTTCGCCTGGCTCGATGATCAGATCAACAGCTTTTTACGCCAGCATTACGGCTTTATCGCCGGGCTTATCTTCAGTGGTTCGGCGTTCATCCTGCTCTACGCCTACGTGGTGCGCTTTCTGGCGGTTTCCTTCAATACGCTGGAAGCCAGCCTGGGCAAGGTAACGCCCAGCATGGATGCCGCCTCGCGCACCCTGGGGCAGTCGCCGGGCGGTACCCTGCGCCACGTACATACGCCCATCATGCGGGGCAGTCTGCTGGCCGCTGGCATTCTGGTATTCGTCGATGTCATGAAGGAGCTGCCGGCAACGATCATCCTGCGCCCTTTCAACTTCGATACCCTGGCGGTGCGAGCGCATAATCTGGCGGCGGATGAACGCCTGGCCGAGGCATCCACCGCCTCGCTAGCTATCGTGGCAGTGGGCATAATTCCGGTGATCCTGCTCAGCCTCGCCATGCGCCGCTCCCGCCCGGGAAGCTTCAGGGTCGAGGGGAAAGACGAACACCTGTGA
- a CDS encoding TRAP transporter small permease subunit, with product MNTIARAIDALNEGFGRLIAPLLAVITLIVIYDIAARFFIGRPSDWAFDVTKMLFGAHFMLMAAYGLRHHAHVEVDVLKRLLSRKKQTVLEILGYLIFFVPFAWMLLTFGWAFFERSYSRGETTYGMMSIPVYPVKGVIVVAAVLLLLQAVAIVIRACGELRKGNAA from the coding sequence ATGAACACCATTGCCAGGGCCATCGATGCCCTCAACGAGGGGTTCGGACGCCTGATCGCTCCGCTGCTTGCCGTGATCACACTGATTGTAATCTATGATATAGCCGCTCGTTTCTTCATTGGCCGCCCCAGCGACTGGGCCTTCGATGTGACCAAAATGCTGTTCGGCGCCCACTTCATGCTGATGGCCGCCTACGGCCTTCGCCATCACGCCCATGTCGAGGTCGACGTGCTCAAGCGCCTGCTCTCACGCAAAAAACAGACCGTGCTGGAAATACTTGGCTATCTGATTTTCTTCGTGCCCTTCGCCTGGATGCTGTTGACCTTCGGCTGGGCCTTCTTCGAGCGCTCCTACAGCCGTGGCGAAACCACCTACGGCATGATGTCCATCCCGGTCTATCCGGTGAAGGGGGTTATCGTGGTTGCCGCCGTGCTGTTGCTACTCCAGGCGGTGGCCATCGTCATCCGCGCCTGCGGTGAACTACGCAAGGGGAATGCCGCATGA
- a CDS encoding ABC transporter ATP-binding protein, producing the protein MNSQSNLSTTEPAVGSRTPVLALDNIRHAYGRHTALENINLEMHPGEVVCLLGPSGCGKTTLLRIVAGLEVLQHGSLALNGKNVGARGKAHVPPEKRNVGLAFQDSALFPHLTVLENITFGLKALPGRQRRRRAMEMLEQLGMTAYADSYPHTLSGGQQQRIALARALAPEPQLMLLDEPFSSLDARLRDRIRDDTLHLLKKVGAGALLVTHDPEEAMFMADRIALMHEGHILQMGTPRELYCAPQHPFVVTFFGEVNTLEGEVQHGAVATPVGSVAAPGLAEGCRVQVMIRPEALRIVELDEPALHKHSHIIMAKLLGRTSLLHICAHGNDGREAHLHARVPGVFLPADGQPVSIYLDPSQVFVFPLDPEASRAGAAHGEAEQDHRNYAHCHDS; encoded by the coding sequence ATGAACAGCCAGTCGAATCTGTCCACTACCGAACCCGCTGTCGGGAGCCGGACGCCGGTGCTTGCCCTTGACAACATTCGTCATGCCTATGGCCGCCACACTGCCCTGGAAAACATCAATCTGGAGATGCATCCCGGCGAGGTCGTTTGCCTGCTGGGACCTTCGGGATGCGGCAAGACCACTCTGCTGCGTATCGTCGCCGGCCTGGAAGTGTTGCAGCACGGGAGCTTGGCGCTCAATGGGAAAAATGTCGGCGCTCGCGGCAAGGCACATGTGCCGCCGGAGAAACGCAACGTGGGGCTCGCCTTCCAGGATTCCGCTCTATTTCCTCACTTGACGGTGCTGGAGAACATTACCTTCGGTCTGAAGGCCTTGCCCGGTCGTCAACGTCGCCGGCGGGCCATGGAGATGCTCGAGCAACTGGGCATGACCGCCTATGCCGACAGTTATCCCCACACTCTTTCCGGAGGGCAGCAGCAACGTATCGCCCTGGCCCGAGCCCTGGCCCCCGAGCCGCAGTTGATGTTGCTCGATGAGCCATTTTCCAGCCTTGATGCCCGACTGCGCGATCGTATTCGCGATGACACACTGCACTTGCTGAAGAAAGTGGGGGCAGGCGCCTTACTGGTCACCCATGATCCCGAAGAAGCCATGTTCATGGCCGACCGCATCGCTCTGATGCACGAAGGCCATATCCTGCAGATGGGAACGCCGCGTGAGCTCTACTGCGCGCCCCAGCATCCCTTCGTGGTGACATTCTTCGGTGAGGTCAATACGCTGGAAGGCGAGGTGCAACATGGCGCGGTAGCTACGCCGGTGGGGTCGGTGGCGGCACCGGGCCTGGCGGAGGGATGTCGCGTGCAAGTGATGATTCGACCCGAAGCGCTGCGCATTGTCGAGCTGGACGAACCGGCCCTGCACAAGCACAGCCATATCATCATGGCCAAGCTGCTGGGACGCACCAGCTTGCTGCATATCTGTGCCCACGGCAATGACGGCCGCGAAGCCCACCTGCATGCGCGGGTACCCGGCGTCTTTTTGCCCGCAGATGGGCAGCCGGTCTCGATTTACCTGGACCCGTCACAGGTGTTCGTCTTTCCCCTCGACCCTGAAGCTTCCCGGGCGGGAGCGGCGCATGGCGAGGCTGAGCAGGATCACCGGAATTATGCCCACTGCCACGATAGCTAG